One window of the Thermoplasmatales archaeon genome contains the following:
- the gyrB gene encoding DNA topoisomerase (ATP-hydrolyzing) subunit B, with translation MPAEEYGIDKIKVLDGLEAVRKRPAMYIGSTDEKGLHHLVEEVVDNSVDEAIAGYCNKIEIVIHKDGSISVEDNGRGIPAEIHAEYGVSGIEVVMTKLHAGGKFERGAYKVSGGLHGVGVSVVNALSEWLEVEVRRNGKIYRQRYIRGKPVSPVGIFGEANSTGTKVTFLPDREIFGNLTFDYHTIRRRLQEIAFLNKGLRVEILDERDGKKDFFQYEGGICEFIEYLNKNKNPIHPVIYFSSQKENAEIEIAFQYNDGYTENILTFVNNINTKEGGTHLSGFRSALTRVLNEYGRKNYFKNDESFDGEDVREGLTAIISCKIENPQFEGQTKTKLGNSEVRGLVETMFYDKLMTYLEENPAIAKKILDKVLQAAMAREAARKAKELARKKNYIESSLPGKLADCVEDDPDKCELFIVEGESAGGSAKQGRDRRFQAILPLRGKILNVEKSPEKLFKNEEINALISAIGTGIGEGFDIRKINYKKIIIMTDADVDGAHIRTLLLTFFFRRMRELIENGYVYIAQPPLYRIKRGKEEYYAYSEEEMRGIAGDGAIIQRYKGLGEMNPEQLWETTMNPAKRILKKVEIEDAIKANELFTILMGKNVEERREFIKKHAKEVMNLDI, from the coding sequence ATGCCAGCGGAAGAATATGGAATAGATAAAATTAAAGTACTTGATGGCTTAGAAGCGGTCAGAAAAAGACCCGCAATGTATATTGGCTCTACTGATGAGAAGGGATTGCATCATTTAGTTGAGGAAGTTGTTGATAATTCTGTTGATGAAGCGATTGCTGGATATTGTAATAAAATAGAGATAGTAATTCATAAAGATGGTAGTATAAGTGTGGAAGATAATGGAAGAGGAATTCCAGCAGAAATACATGCGGAATATGGAGTGTCTGGAATAGAAGTGGTTATGACAAAGCTCCATGCGGGCGGGAAATTTGAGAGAGGGGCCTATAAGGTATCTGGCGGGTTGCATGGGGTTGGTGTAAGCGTTGTAAATGCTCTTTCTGAGTGGCTTGAAGTAGAAGTGAGAAGAAACGGAAAAATTTATAGGCAAAGATATATAAGAGGGAAGCCAGTTTCTCCTGTTGGAATTTTTGGAGAAGCTAACTCAACTGGAACAAAAGTTACTTTTTTGCCTGATAGGGAAATTTTTGGCAATTTAACATTTGATTATCATACAATAAGGAGAAGATTGCAGGAGATAGCATTTTTGAATAAAGGATTGAGAGTAGAGATTCTTGATGAGAGAGATGGTAAGAAAGATTTCTTCCAATATGAAGGAGGAATTTGTGAATTTATTGAATATTTAAACAAGAATAAGAACCCAATTCATCCAGTAATTTATTTCAGTAGTCAAAAGGAAAATGCGGAGATTGAAATAGCTTTTCAATATAATGATGGCTATACTGAAAATATTTTGACATTTGTAAATAATATAAATACAAAGGAAGGGGGAACGCATCTATCTGGTTTTAGATCCGCTCTTACAAGAGTTTTAAACGAGTATGGTAGGAAAAATTATTTCAAAAATGATGAGAGTTTTGATGGAGAGGATGTCAGGGAAGGTTTAACCGCTATAATATCATGTAAAATTGAAAATCCTCAATTTGAAGGGCAAACGAAAACAAAACTTGGAAATAGTGAAGTAAGGGGGCTTGTGGAAACAATGTTTTATGATAAATTGATGACATATCTGGAGGAGAATCCCGCAATTGCAAAAAAAATACTTGATAAAGTTTTGCAAGCAGCAATGGCAAGAGAAGCAGCGAGAAAAGCAAAAGAACTCGCAAGAAAGAAAAATTATATCGAATCTTCTCTTCCGGGTAAATTGGCGGATTGCGTTGAAGATGATCCAGATAAATGCGAACTTTTTATAGTAGAAGGCGAATCCGCTGGAGGGTCCGCAAAGCAGGGGCGTGATAGGAGATTTCAGGCGATTTTGCCTTTGAGGGGGAAAATACTTAATGTAGAGAAATCACCAGAGAAGTTGTTTAAAAATGAGGAGATAAATGCATTAATTTCTGCAATCGGCACTGGTATAGGAGAGGGATTTGACATAAGGAAGATAAATTACAAAAAAATAATCATAATGACAGATGCAGACGTAGATGGTGCGCATATAAGAACACTTCTTTTAACGTTTTTCTTCAGACGAATGCGAGAGCTAATTGAAAATGGCTATGTTTATATTGCTCAACCACCTCTATATAGAATAAAGAGGGGTAAAGAAGAATATTATGCATATAGTGAAGAAGAAATGAGGGGTATAGCGGGAGATGGAGCGATAATTCAACGTTATAAGGGCTTAGGAGAAATGAATCCTGAACAACTATGGGAAACAACAATGAACCCCGCTAAAAGAATACTGAAAAAAGTTGAAATAGAAGATGCAATAAAAGCAAATGAATTATTTACAATTTTAATGGGGAAAAATGTTGAAGAAAGAAGAGAATTTATAAAGAAGCATGCAAAGGAAGTGATGAACCTTGATATCTGA
- the gyrA gene encoding DNA gyrase subunit A, giving the protein MISDERILIRAIEEEMKTSYLDYSMSVIIGRALPDVRDGLKPVHRRILYAMNEMGIRHNKAHRKSARIVGDVLGKYHPHGDQAVYDALVRMAQPFSMRYPLVDGQGNFGSIDGDEPAAMRYTEARLSKISEEILKDIDKDTVTWRDNFDGTLKEPDFLPSLLPNLLVNGSRGIAVGMATEIPPHNLNEVVDAVIATIDNPDITIQELFNYIKGPDFPTGGIICGRGAILNAYEKGQGVIKVRAKTRIEEDAIIVNEIPYGVNKSKLIKDIANLVKKGKIEGIAELRDESDRSGLRIFIRAKKGIDPEIVLNQLFKHTQLEISYGILNIAIVDGTPKILNLKEMIVEYIKHRKNIITRRCEYELKKAIERKHILEGLVKALENIDMVVDIIKKSKDSKEAMENLIKSFNFSQAQAKEIISMPLSKLTSFETDEIRKEKIEKENEIEKLNRILGDKNEIYKIIKEELIYLKSTYGDERRTEIVEEISEFDREDFIPEENIIIILTDKGYIKRVKLEEYKSQRRGGKGILGMKVKDEDEVYRTIVSSTHDVLLFFSSDGKIYKKKAYEIPQGDRYSKGRAIINLLGSREIKEILPVKNFDDYLIFATKKGMVKKTSLKNFINIRRNGIIAIKLDKGDEIIGVKILKENDKIVLSTRNGYACVFNEKDVRAMGRNARGVRGIKLRGDDEVVSLEIGKDDLLTVTEKGYGKRTSIDEYRLTKRGAKGVITIKISEKNGKVVGVLSVREGDEILISTSQGMIERIKVSDVRKQGRNTIGVRLIKLSEEDRIKSVTKISF; this is encoded by the coding sequence TTGATATCTGATGAAAGAATTCTTATAAGAGCTATTGAAGAAGAAATGAAGACTTCTTATTTAGATTATTCAATGAGCGTAATAATAGGAAGAGCTCTTCCAGATGTAAGAGATGGGTTAAAACCAGTTCATAGGAGGATACTCTATGCAATGAATGAAATGGGAATAAGGCACAACAAGGCTCACAGAAAATCCGCAAGAATAGTCGGAGATGTTCTCGGGAAATATCATCCACACGGCGATCAGGCGGTTTATGATGCTTTAGTAAGAATGGCACAGCCATTTTCAATGAGATATCCTCTTGTAGATGGTCAAGGTAATTTTGGAAGCATTGATGGAGATGAGCCCGCAGCAATGAGATATACTGAAGCAAGGCTTTCAAAAATAAGTGAGGAAATACTTAAAGATATAGACAAGGATACGGTGACATGGAGGGATAATTTCGATGGCACCTTAAAAGAGCCAGATTTCCTACCATCTTTATTGCCAAATCTGCTTGTAAATGGATCAAGAGGAATTGCGGTTGGGATGGCAACTGAAATTCCCCCTCATAATTTAAATGAAGTTGTTGACGCTGTAATAGCAACAATTGATAATCCTGATATAACAATTCAAGAACTATTTAATTATATAAAAGGACCGGATTTTCCAACAGGAGGAATAATTTGCGGGAGAGGAGCAATATTAAATGCATATGAAAAGGGGCAGGGAGTAATAAAAGTAAGGGCAAAAACGAGGATTGAGGAAGATGCTATAATAGTAAATGAAATTCCTTATGGTGTAAATAAATCAAAATTGATTAAAGATATTGCAAATTTGGTTAAAAAAGGAAAAATAGAAGGAATTGCTGAATTGAGGGACGAATCTGATAGGAGTGGATTGAGAATATTTATAAGAGCTAAAAAGGGCATTGATCCAGAAATTGTGCTAAACCAGCTTTTCAAACACACACAGCTTGAAATCTCATATGGGATTCTGAATATTGCAATTGTAGATGGAACTCCAAAAATATTGAATTTAAAAGAAATGATTGTTGAGTATATAAAACACAGAAAAAATATAATAACAAGAAGATGCGAGTATGAACTAAAGAAGGCGATAGAGAGAAAACACATTCTTGAAGGGCTTGTTAAAGCACTTGAAAATATAGATATGGTAGTTGATATCATAAAGAAATCAAAAGATAGTAAAGAAGCAATGGAAAATTTGATAAAATCCTTCAATTTTTCTCAAGCACAGGCAAAGGAAATTATATCAATGCCATTGTCAAAGCTAACTTCTTTTGAAACAGATGAAATAAGGAAAGAAAAAATTGAAAAAGAAAATGAAATAGAAAAACTCAATAGAATTTTAGGAGATAAAAATGAGATTTATAAAATAATAAAGGAGGAGTTGATTTATCTAAAAAGCACATATGGAGATGAAAGGAGAACTGAAATAGTGGAAGAGATAAGCGAGTTTGATAGGGAAGATTTTATCCCAGAAGAGAATATCATTATAATTTTAACCGATAAGGGCTATATAAAGAGAGTAAAACTTGAAGAATATAAAAGCCAGAGAAGAGGTGGAAAAGGAATTTTAGGAATGAAAGTAAAGGATGAAGATGAGGTTTATAGAACAATTGTTTCATCCACACATGATGTATTACTTTTCTTTTCATCAGACGGAAAGATATATAAAAAGAAGGCTTATGAAATTCCACAGGGAGATAGATATTCTAAAGGAAGGGCAATAATAAATTTACTTGGGTCAAGAGAGATAAAGGAAATTTTGCCAGTAAAAAATTTTGATGACTATCTTATTTTTGCAACAAAAAAGGGTATGGTAAAGAAAACATCTCTTAAAAACTTTATAAATATAAGGAGGAATGGAATAATTGCAATAAAACTCGATAAAGGAGATGAAATTATAGGTGTTAAAATCTTAAAGGAAAATGATAAAATAGTTTTATCTACAAGAAATGGATATGCATGTGTTTTTAATGAAAAAGATGTTAGGGCAATGGGAAGAAATGCGAGAGGGGTTAGAGGAATAAAGTTGAGAGGCGATGATGAAGTGGTATCTCTTGAAATAGGAAAGGATGATTTACTCACAGTAACTGAAAAAGGATATGGAAAAAGAACAAGTATAGATGAATATAGATTGACAAAAAGAGGAGCTAAAGGAGTGATCACAATAAAAATTAGTGAAAAGAATGGTAAGGTAGTGGGTGTTTTGTCGGTTAGGGAAGGAGATGAAATTTTAATATCCACATCACAGGGAATGATTGAAAGAATAAAAGTCTCTGATGTAAGGAAGCAAGGAAGAAATACAATAGGAGTTAGGTTGATAAAACTCTCTGAAGAAGATAGAATAAAAAGCGTGACAAAAATAAGCTTTTAA
- a CDS encoding epoxyqueuosine reductase QueH translates to MKILMHVCCAPCFVYPHKKLNDEGYEVVGYWYNPNIHPYMEYKARKDTLIKYSKIEDVKIIYEKYDFIDYLRQMKNFERPNRCIYCYEYRLNKTAKYAKDNYFDAFSTTLLSSHNQYHSEIKRIGEEIGKKYEIDFYYEDFREGVSQSRAITKLYALYTQKYCGCLISEWERFKE, encoded by the coding sequence ATGAAAATTCTAATGCATGTATGCTGTGCGCCATGTTTTGTATACCCTCATAAAAAATTGAATGATGAAGGATATGAAGTTGTTGGTTATTGGTATAATCCAAATATACATCCTTATATGGAATATAAAGCAAGGAAGGATACTTTGATTAAATATTCAAAAATTGAGGATGTTAAAATAATTTATGAAAAATATGATTTTATAGATTATTTAAGGCAGATGAAAAATTTTGAAAGGCCCAACAGATGCATTTATTGCTATGAATACAGGCTTAATAAAACCGCAAAATATGCGAAAGATAATTACTTTGATGCTTTTTCAACGACACTGCTTTCTTCCCATAACCAATATCACAGCGAAATAAAGAGAATAGGTGAGGAAATCGGCAAAAAATATGAAATTGATTTTTATTATGAGGATTTTAGAGAAGGAGTTAGCCAATCTAGAGCAATTACAAAACTCTATGCACTATATACCCAAAAATATTGCGGATGCCTGATAAGCGAATGGGAGAGATTTAAAGAATAA